Proteins encoded within one genomic window of Brachybacterium avium:
- a CDS encoding vWA domain-containing protein, with amino-acid sequence MHLELLMPLWALIPLFTAMVTLSVVLLVRRPRQRIMWGRRLLMVLLLLAVALRPVTPIDGEQTERMNANVFFVVDRTGSMNAEDYAGDQPRLDGVKADMTRIMGMTEGARYSIIAFDSTATKQLPLTTDAGAAKAWIDTLTTEPTAYSQGSNIDRALTPLMVEISEAKRDDPDSSVLVYFLADGENTDGKDSESFSAAAGFVDGGAVLGYGTAEGGPMKAEGGDDDGEYITGPGGQKGISRIDPEQLETIAGELGVPYLHREDPEAPIEGTMEGITLRPVPSESRRRVASYQDWYWIASIPLAALLIWELGEMTYRLPRKLDRYDISGAQR; translated from the coding sequence ATGCATCTCGAGCTCCTGATGCCACTGTGGGCCCTGATCCCGCTGTTCACCGCGATGGTGACTCTGTCCGTGGTGCTGCTGGTGCGCCGTCCGCGTCAGCGGATCATGTGGGGGCGCCGGTTGCTGATGGTGCTGCTGCTGCTGGCGGTGGCGCTGCGGCCGGTCACCCCGATCGACGGCGAACAGACCGAGCGGATGAACGCCAACGTGTTCTTCGTCGTGGACCGCACCGGCTCGATGAACGCCGAGGACTACGCGGGTGATCAGCCGCGGCTCGACGGGGTGAAGGCGGACATGACGCGGATCATGGGGATGACAGAGGGGGCGCGCTACTCGATCATCGCCTTCGACTCCACCGCCACGAAGCAGCTGCCGCTGACCACCGATGCCGGGGCCGCGAAGGCCTGGATCGATACCCTCACCACCGAGCCCACCGCCTATTCGCAGGGCTCCAACATCGACCGTGCGCTGACGCCGCTGATGGTGGAGATCTCCGAGGCGAAGCGGGATGATCCCGACTCGAGCGTGCTGGTGTACTTCCTCGCCGACGGTGAGAACACCGACGGGAAGGACTCGGAGTCCTTCAGCGCGGCCGCGGGCTTCGTCGACGGCGGCGCGGTGCTCGGCTACGGCACTGCGGAGGGCGGGCCGATGAAGGCCGAGGGCGGCGACGACGACGGCGAGTACATCACCGGCCCCGGCGGCCAGAAGGGCATCTCGCGCATCGATCCGGAGCAGCTGGAGACCATCGCCGGGGAGCTCGGCGTCCCCTATCTCCACCGCGAGGATCCCGAGGCGCCGATCGAGGGCACCATGGAGGGGATCACGCTGCGCCCGGTCCCGAGCGAGTCGCGGCGCCGTGTGGCCAGCTATCAGGACTGGTACTGGATCGCGTCGATCCCGCTGGCCGCGCTGCTGATCTGGGAGCTGGGGGAGATGACCTACCGCCTCCCGCGCAAGCTCGACCGTTACGACATCTCAGGAGCGCAGAGATGA
- a CDS encoding DUF58 domain-containing protein, protein MATSLLTRVKARVDLHTSNRARGLIQGRGRSLFKGSGEDFDDLKYYQPGDKISDIDWKATARSGEPLIRQFNEERVRHLSVVVDTSSAMAATAADGSSKRDAMILAAGMVCFLAQKNGDLVGMVAGHDDQPIQLPARSSDGHLELLLRTAQQATTTAAGEADSAWLLERAFRVTARPTLMTIITDEAHPSVEDFTLLRRLTTRHDVMVIRIADADPLQGSALDHDVVDVDSPREIASLARTSKRVAHDVEAYRNARRQGIAEMLDRLHISHMLTQGETTVVDDMIALLRSREYRNARS, encoded by the coding sequence ATGGCCACCTCGTTGCTGACCCGCGTCAAGGCACGGGTGGATCTGCACACCTCCAACCGGGCGCGCGGGCTCATCCAGGGTCGCGGACGCTCGCTGTTCAAGGGCAGCGGCGAGGACTTCGATGACCTGAAGTACTACCAGCCCGGGGACAAGATCTCCGACATCGACTGGAAGGCCACGGCCCGGTCCGGAGAACCGTTGATCCGGCAGTTCAACGAGGAGCGGGTGCGGCACCTGTCGGTCGTCGTGGACACCTCCTCGGCGATGGCTGCGACCGCTGCCGACGGCAGCTCCAAGCGCGACGCGATGATCCTGGCCGCCGGGATGGTCTGCTTCCTCGCGCAGAAGAACGGTGACCTCGTGGGCATGGTCGCGGGCCACGACGACCAGCCGATCCAGCTGCCGGCACGATCGAGCGACGGCCACCTCGAGCTGCTGCTGCGCACCGCCCAGCAGGCGACCACCACCGCGGCCGGGGAGGCGGACAGCGCCTGGCTGCTGGAGCGCGCCTTCCGGGTCACCGCCCGGCCCACGCTGATGACGATCATCACCGACGAGGCCCATCCGAGCGTCGAGGACTTCACGCTGCTGCGTCGGCTGACGACCCGGCATGACGTGATGGTGATCCGGATCGCCGACGCCGACCCGCTGCAGGGCTCCGCACTCGACCACGACGTGGTCGATGTGGACTCCCCGCGGGAGATCGCCTCCCTGGCGCGGACCTCGAAGCGCGTCGCGCATGATGTCGAGGCCTATCGGAACGCGCGCCGGCAGGGCATCGCGGAGATGCTGGACCGCCTGCACATCAGCCACATGCTCACCCAGGGGGAGACCACCGTCGTGGACGACATGATCGCCCTGCTGCGGTCGAGGGAGTATCGCAATGCTCGTTCCTGA
- a CDS encoding AAA family ATPase, producing MSNPPSQQPRDLARPAAHPAPSASSASGPGRPAAARRPGDFAPSGPAVSPADLERSGAIINTITGVFHSRVVGQENLRLTLLAALAAGGHVLLESVPGLAKTTAASALASSITGSFARIQCTPDLMPNDIIGTQIFNYGSGTFTTQLGPVHANVVLLDEINRSSAKTQSAMLEAMQERQTSIGGEVYRLPDPFMVLATQNPIEEEGTYVLPEAQMDRFLMKEILTYPRPAEEHEILDRSTAGSLTGPRQAVGTVTLEDVRFLQAMVDQVYVDPAVKRYIIDLVFTTRGSGPRPVPNLTQSVRVGASPRGSLALMRVAQAHALLQGRDYVTPDDVRAMRYGVLRHRLVLTFDALASGIKPEQIIDAVFHAVPMP from the coding sequence CGTCCTCCGCGTCGGGGCCTGGGCGCCCAGCGGCCGCGCGCCGTCCCGGCGACTTCGCCCCGTCCGGCCCTGCGGTCTCCCCGGCCGACCTCGAACGCAGCGGTGCGATCATCAACACCATCACCGGGGTCTTCCATTCCCGCGTGGTCGGGCAGGAGAACCTGCGACTGACCCTGCTGGCCGCCCTCGCGGCCGGCGGGCACGTGTTGCTCGAATCGGTGCCGGGACTGGCGAAGACCACCGCGGCCAGCGCGCTGGCCTCGTCGATCACCGGCTCCTTCGCCCGCATCCAGTGCACGCCGGACCTGATGCCCAACGACATCATCGGCACTCAGATCTTCAACTACGGCTCGGGGACCTTCACCACCCAGCTGGGCCCGGTGCACGCCAACGTGGTCCTGCTGGACGAGATCAACCGTTCCAGCGCGAAGACGCAGTCCGCGATGCTCGAGGCGATGCAGGAGCGGCAGACCTCCATCGGCGGCGAGGTCTATCGCCTGCCGGACCCGTTCATGGTGCTGGCCACCCAGAACCCGATCGAGGAGGAGGGCACCTACGTCCTCCCCGAGGCGCAGATGGATCGCTTCTTGATGAAGGAGATCCTGACCTATCCGCGCCCGGCCGAGGAGCACGAGATCCTGGACCGCTCCACTGCGGGCAGCCTCACCGGGCCGCGGCAGGCCGTGGGCACGGTGACGCTCGAGGATGTGCGCTTCCTGCAGGCGATGGTCGACCAGGTGTACGTGGACCCGGCGGTCAAGCGCTACATCATCGATCTGGTGTTCACCACTCGCGGCTCCGGTCCCCGCCCGGTGCCGAACCTCACCCAGTCGGTGCGGGTCGGTGCGAGCCCCCGCGGCTCTCTCGCGCTGATGCGGGTGGCGCAGGCCCACGCGCTCCTGCAGGGGCGGGACTATGTCACTCCCGATGATGTGCGCGCCATGCGGTACGGCGTGCTGCGTCACCGTCTGGTGCTCACCTTCGACGCACTGGCCAGCGGCATCAAGCCCGAGCAGATCATCGACGCGGTCTTCCACGCCGTGCCGATGCCCTGA
- a CDS encoding vWA domain-containing protein gives MIFWWVTGLLLVAALAVWAITFWNRRAMRRSPVLVANSRYMERIPSFLRAQRTARVVRVLQVGVVALAVIAASVLSGRIASERIQTPDFSSRDIVLCLDISGSMYEYDAEILETFAQLVDTFDGERVALSIFNSTSRLVFPLTNDYDLIQRELEAGAEAIDFDEFEYRLGNRDYSEDKVRQYVEFVEGTRGIPNEASVVPDGLASCAQVFDRADEDRSRSIIFATDNEVNGDPIFSLQEATERVAEREIDLYTFYPGAFECGPQCFEELETATEDQDGALYESSDPEAIPSIINEIQKTQAEVMGATPTVVRTDHPGVGFVLTFLSLLGILVLGWRAR, from the coding sequence ATGATCTTCTGGTGGGTCACGGGGCTGCTGCTGGTGGCCGCGCTCGCCGTCTGGGCGATCACGTTCTGGAACCGGCGGGCCATGCGCCGCTCCCCGGTGCTGGTGGCGAACTCCCGCTACATGGAGAGGATCCCGAGCTTCCTGCGGGCCCAGCGCACCGCGCGCGTGGTGCGGGTGCTCCAGGTGGGCGTGGTCGCGCTCGCGGTGATCGCAGCCTCGGTGCTGTCGGGCCGGATCGCCAGCGAGCGCATCCAGACCCCGGACTTCTCCTCCCGGGACATCGTGCTGTGCCTGGACATCTCCGGATCGATGTACGAGTACGACGCCGAGATCCTCGAGACCTTCGCGCAGCTGGTGGACACCTTCGACGGGGAGCGCGTCGCGCTGTCGATCTTCAACTCGACCAGTCGTCTCGTCTTCCCGCTGACCAACGACTACGACCTCATCCAGCGGGAGCTGGAGGCCGGCGCCGAGGCGATCGACTTCGACGAGTTCGAGTACCGCCTGGGCAATCGGGACTACTCCGAGGACAAGGTGCGCCAGTACGTGGAGTTCGTCGAGGGCACCCGTGGCATCCCGAACGAGGCCTCGGTCGTGCCCGACGGCCTCGCCTCCTGCGCACAGGTCTTCGATCGGGCGGACGAGGACCGTTCTAGATCGATCATCTTCGCGACCGACAACGAGGTCAACGGCGATCCGATCTTCTCGCTCCAGGAGGCGACCGAGCGGGTCGCCGAGCGGGAGATCGACCTGTACACCTTCTATCCCGGGGCCTTCGAGTGCGGGCCTCAATGCTTCGAGGAGCTCGAGACCGCCACCGAGGACCAGGACGGCGCGCTGTACGAGTCCTCCGATCCGGAGGCGATCCCCTCGATCATCAACGAGATCCAGAAGACGCAGGCCGAGGTGATGGGAGCGACCCCGACCGTGGTGAGGACGGACCATCCCGGGGTCGGCTTCGTGCTCACCTTCCTCAGCCTGCTGGGGATCCTGGTGCTGGGATGGAGGGCCCGCTGA